From the Bacteroidota bacterium genome, one window contains:
- a CDS encoding PIN domain-containing protein — protein MRNTFATAVIDTGPLVALFDRSDRHHQKVKTFLKDYSGKLITSLSIITEVTHLLDFNIEAQVDFLKWIHAGAISVYEITELQFDRIIDLMTKYSDRPMDFADATLIIIAEEVNIKKVISLDNDFSIYRIKGKSKFENLLLH, from the coding sequence GTGAGAAACACATTCGCGACAGCCGTAATTGATACAGGCCCCCTGGTTGCCCTGTTTGATCGCTCTGACAGGCATCATCAGAAAGTAAAAACTTTTTTAAAAGATTACTCCGGTAAATTGATTACTTCGTTATCTATAATAACAGAAGTTACTCATTTACTTGATTTTAATATAGAAGCGCAGGTTGATTTTTTAAAGTGGATTCATGCGGGGGCAATAAGCGTTTATGAGATAACTGAATTACAATTTGATAGAATAATTGACTTAATGACAAAATATTCGGATAGACCGATGGATTTCGCAGATGCGACTTTGATAATAATTGCTGAAGAGGTTAATATTAAAAAAGTAATTAGTTTAGATAATGATTTCTCTATTTACAGAATCAAAGGAAAAAGTAAATTCGAGAATCTTCTTCTTCATTAA